A genomic window from Companilactobacillus alimentarius DSM 20249 includes:
- a CDS encoding flavodoxin, protein MSKKFIYSIVLSFMALISIFTFSSMNGSTVKAASKTSSNKVLVVYYSNSGTTEAAAKRIQKQTGGDLVKLKLSPNYPSDYNKLTKVAKRQIDKNIHPKILNKIMMNKYKTVLLGFPTWYQRPPMFINTFFNKYNLKNKTVVPFTTSMSSPMKVNRPYLKKMARGKKINLQSGFRANSAKKTTKYLKNNNLMK, encoded by the coding sequence ATGTCAAAAAAATTTATCTATTCAATTGTATTATCGTTTATGGCGCTGATTAGTATATTCACTTTCAGTTCCATGAATGGAAGTACTGTTAAAGCAGCAAGTAAGACGTCGTCTAATAAAGTATTAGTAGTTTACTATTCAAATTCAGGAACAACTGAGGCAGCCGCTAAAAGGATTCAGAAACAAACGGGTGGAGATTTAGTTAAGTTGAAATTATCTCCTAATTATCCAAGCGATTATAATAAGTTGACAAAAGTTGCTAAAAGACAGATTGATAAAAATATTCATCCCAAAATTCTCAATAAAATTATGATGAATAAATATAAGACTGTTCTATTAGGATTCCCAACTTGGTATCAACGTCCACCAATGTTTATTAATACCTTTTTCAATAAATATAATCTAAAGAATAAGACTGTGGTACCATTTACTACAAGTATGAGTAGTCCTATGAAAGTAAATCGTCCATATTTGAAAAAGATGGCTCGTGGCAAAAAGATCAATTTACAGTCGGGCTTTAGAGCAAATAGTGCTAAGAAAACAACTAAGTATTTGAAGAACAATAATCTAATGAAGTAA